A window of the Halobacterium hubeiense genome harbors these coding sequences:
- a CDS encoding P-II family nitrogen regulator, giving the protein MTESDIELVIAVIRPDKLSEAKQALAEVGAPSLTVSDVSGRGSQPAMTEQWRGEEYTVDLHQKVKIEIVVADIDAEDVAEALSDAAHTGEPGDGKIFIVPVSEAYQIRTGETGVDAV; this is encoded by the coding sequence ATGACTGAAAGCGACATCGAACTCGTGATTGCGGTTATCCGGCCGGACAAGCTCTCGGAAGCGAAGCAGGCGCTGGCGGAGGTCGGCGCGCCCAGTCTCACTGTCTCGGACGTGAGCGGGCGCGGCAGCCAGCCCGCGATGACCGAGCAGTGGCGCGGCGAGGAGTACACGGTGGACCTCCACCAGAAGGTGAAAATCGAAATCGTCGTCGCAGACATCGACGCCGAAGACGTCGCGGAGGCGCTCAGCGACGCCGCCCACACGGGCGAGCCGGGCGACGGCAAGATATTCATCGTCCCGGTCTCGGAGGCCTACCAGATTCGCACCGGCGAGACGGGCGTCGACGCGGTCTGA
- a CDS encoding branched-chain amino acid ABC transporter permease, with amino-acid sequence MDANATVERGLRAARGSPGAAVVWTVAAVLFVDLLAKLAGVSLGPFETPWFALWFGGDVPLSQAAGLAWDGVVIGAVVGLASIGLSLTYSILNFANFAHGDYLTVGAFSGWAVTYVIAGVGGLLALTESAVNAVTGLGQSRLGDADLVSLVLLQTPPLDAGANIWLSPIAIVLGLVVAVAVTVVVALVLDRFVYRPMRDADGISLLIASIGVAFMLRYFVAFVFGNNRRIVTSTDQLPSLNVAEAVTDALPFLGPARGSIIVDLHEVTLVVVAALLMVGLHVLLQQTKLGKAMRAMADNRALAQVTGIPTERVIKSTWLIGAGLTGAAGYLLVLSQGGLGFQTGWLLLLLIFAAVIMGGIGSIYGAIAGGLVIGLASRLSLVWLQGDLSSFARPTAFALMILILLFRPSGIFGGVKTA; translated from the coding sequence ATGGACGCGAACGCAACAGTAGAACGCGGACTCCGGGCCGCGCGCGGCAGTCCCGGCGCGGCCGTCGTCTGGACGGTCGCGGCCGTCCTCTTCGTGGACCTGCTCGCGAAGCTCGCGGGCGTCTCCCTCGGTCCCTTCGAGACGCCGTGGTTCGCCCTCTGGTTCGGCGGGGACGTTCCACTCAGTCAGGCCGCGGGCCTGGCGTGGGACGGCGTCGTCATCGGCGCCGTCGTCGGCCTCGCGAGCATCGGCCTGTCGCTGACGTACAGCATCCTCAACTTCGCGAACTTCGCGCACGGCGACTACCTCACCGTGGGCGCGTTCTCCGGGTGGGCGGTCACGTACGTCATCGCCGGCGTCGGCGGCCTGCTCGCGCTCACCGAGTCCGCCGTCAACGCCGTCACCGGCCTCGGGCAGTCCCGCCTCGGGGACGCCGACCTCGTCTCGCTCGTCCTGCTCCAGACGCCGCCGCTGGACGCCGGCGCGAACATCTGGCTGTCCCCGATAGCCATCGTCCTCGGGCTCGTGGTCGCGGTCGCGGTGACCGTCGTGGTCGCGCTCGTGCTCGACCGCTTCGTCTACCGGCCGATGCGGGATGCCGACGGCATCTCGCTGCTCATCGCGTCCATCGGCGTGGCGTTCATGCTCCGGTACTTCGTCGCGTTCGTGTTCGGGAACAACCGCCGCATCGTCACCTCCACCGACCAGCTCCCGTCGCTGAACGTCGCGGAGGCGGTGACGGACGCGCTGCCGTTCCTCGGCCCGGCCCGCGGCTCCATCATCGTCGACCTCCACGAGGTCACGCTCGTCGTCGTCGCGGCGCTGCTGATGGTCGGCCTCCACGTCCTCCTCCAGCAGACGAAACTCGGGAAGGCGATGCGCGCGATGGCGGACAACCGCGCGCTCGCGCAAGTCACCGGCATCCCGACCGAGCGCGTCATCAAGTCCACGTGGCTCATCGGCGCCGGACTGACGGGCGCCGCCGGCTACCTGCTCGTGCTCTCGCAGGGCGGACTCGGCTTCCAGACCGGCTGGCTGCTGTTGTTGCTCATCTTCGCGGCGGTCATCATGGGCGGCATCGGCTCCATCTACGGCGCCATCGCCGGCGGGCTCGTTATCGGGCTCGCGAGCCGGCTGTCGCTGGTCTGGCTGCAGGGCGACCTCTCGTCGTTCGCGCGCCCGACCGCGTTCGCGCTCATGATTCTCATTCTCCTCTTCCGGCCGTCGGGCATCTTCGGCGGGGTGAAGACCGCATGA
- a CDS encoding branched-chain amino acid ABC transporter permease, with the protein MSESATRNALDPLRTLFARDAAKVTAMFLGIWALFYAFGLALGYGNNGLLALVRRVTFLSAVYGIVVLALNIQWGYAGLFNIGVAGFMAVGAYTAAMLSSAPSGMPPGLGLPLPVGILGGMLAATVVGLVAALPALRLKADYLAIVTVALSEIIRIVYNTPAFADITGGASGFDNLPTSPVNTLLLRDPTSTISEPTAVGSVVFSLFEQFGIQRFTAINTVYTVGVLVALLVVYLILERTGKSPYGRVLKAIREDETAAQSLGKDTQNFKVRAFALGCGLMGLAGILWFAMGPRASITPTTFRPNITFYIFIALIIGGAGSNTGSVLGGALFASLLFEAPPVVRNIITDAFDVSADPANLVEALAPIVSGNLAPLAGFLLNNIDTLRFMGMGLLLVVLVQRRPDGLLGARKETAAGVSLAADTRPGGQSAANGGDDDE; encoded by the coding sequence ATGAGCGAGTCAGCCACGCGGAACGCACTCGACCCGCTGCGGACCCTGTTCGCGCGCGACGCCGCGAAAGTCACCGCGATGTTCCTCGGCATCTGGGCGCTGTTCTACGCGTTCGGCCTCGCGCTCGGCTACGGGAACAACGGCCTGCTCGCGCTCGTGCGCCGCGTGACGTTCCTGTCGGCGGTGTACGGCATCGTCGTGCTCGCGCTGAACATCCAGTGGGGGTACGCGGGCCTGTTCAACATCGGCGTCGCGGGGTTCATGGCGGTCGGCGCGTACACCGCCGCGATGCTCTCCAGCGCGCCGTCCGGGATGCCGCCCGGCCTCGGGCTGCCGCTGCCCGTCGGCATCCTCGGCGGGATGCTCGCGGCGACCGTCGTCGGGCTGGTCGCGGCGCTGCCCGCGCTCCGCCTGAAAGCCGACTACCTCGCCATCGTCACGGTCGCGCTCTCGGAAATCATCCGCATCGTCTACAACACGCCCGCGTTCGCCGACATCACGGGCGGCGCGAGCGGGTTCGACAACCTCCCGACGAGTCCCGTCAACACGCTGCTGTTGCGCGACCCGACGAGTACCATCTCGGAACCGACCGCGGTCGGGTCGGTGGTGTTCTCCCTCTTCGAGCAGTTCGGCATCCAGCGGTTCACCGCCATCAACACCGTCTACACGGTCGGCGTGCTGGTGGCGCTGCTCGTCGTCTACCTGATTCTGGAGCGCACCGGGAAGTCCCCGTACGGCCGCGTGCTGAAGGCCATCCGCGAGGACGAGACCGCCGCGCAGTCGCTGGGCAAGGACACCCAGAACTTCAAGGTGCGCGCGTTCGCGCTCGGCTGCGGGCTGATGGGGCTGGCGGGCATTCTCTGGTTCGCGATGGGACCGCGCGCGTCGATTACGCCGACGACGTTCCGCCCGAACATCACGTTCTACATCTTCATCGCGCTCATCATCGGCGGCGCCGGCTCGAACACGGGGAGCGTGCTCGGCGGCGCGCTGTTCGCCAGCCTGCTGTTCGAGGCGCCGCCGGTCGTCCGCAACATCATCACGGACGCCTTCGACGTCTCCGCGGACCCCGCGAACCTCGTGGAGGCGCTGGCGCCCATCGTCAGCGGCAACCTCGCGCCGCTGGCGGGGTTCCTGTTGAACAACATCGACACGCTCCGGTTCATGGGCATGGGGCTGTTGCTCGTGGTGCTCGTCCAGCGCCGTCCCGACGGCCTGCTCGGCGCGCGCAAGGAGACCGCCGCCGGCGTCTCGCTGGCCGCGGACACGCGCCCGGGCGGTCAGTCCGCCGCGAACGGGGGTGACGACGATGAGTGA
- a CDS encoding ABC transporter ATP-binding protein: MSDAGNDIADAEVPEDVDVPEDLEPESADSEIEEGAKEVPRGLPLRVEGLRKEFGGITAVDGASFEVEEGSLTGLIGPNGAGKSTTFNCITGVHEPTAGDVYFRGEEITGLQPHEVAQRGLVRTFQIARELDEMTVLENVMLAPGGQKGESIARSVVPGLRGGVVDQERDLREEAWETLEFFELDHLATEYAGNLSGGQRKLLELARALMTDPDVMLLDEPFAGVNPTLEEKLLDRIHDLREQGLTFLLVEHDMDLIMENCEHVVVMHQGRVLDEGPPAQIQDNEEVIEAYLGGNV; encoded by the coding sequence ATGAGTGACGCCGGCAACGACATCGCCGACGCCGAAGTCCCGGAGGACGTAGACGTTCCCGAGGACCTCGAACCCGAGAGCGCCGACTCCGAAATCGAGGAGGGCGCGAAGGAGGTTCCCCGCGGCCTCCCGCTGCGCGTCGAGGGGCTGCGCAAGGAGTTCGGGGGCATCACCGCCGTCGATGGCGCGTCCTTCGAGGTCGAGGAGGGGTCGCTGACGGGGCTCATCGGGCCGAACGGCGCGGGGAAGTCCACGACGTTCAACTGCATCACGGGCGTCCACGAGCCGACCGCCGGCGACGTCTACTTCCGCGGCGAGGAAATCACGGGACTGCAGCCCCACGAGGTCGCCCAGCGCGGGCTCGTGCGGACGTTCCAGATTGCGCGCGAACTCGACGAGATGACCGTCCTCGAGAACGTGATGCTCGCGCCGGGCGGGCAGAAGGGCGAGTCCATCGCGCGCTCGGTCGTCCCGGGGCTGCGCGGCGGCGTCGTCGACCAGGAACGCGACCTCCGCGAGGAGGCCTGGGAGACCCTAGAGTTCTTCGAGCTCGACCACCTCGCGACCGAGTACGCCGGCAACCTCTCGGGCGGCCAGCGCAAGCTCCTCGAACTGGCGCGCGCGCTGATGACCGACCCCGACGTGATGTTGCTGGACGAGCCGTTCGCGGGCGTCAACCCCACGCTGGAGGAGAAGCTCCTCGACCGCATCCACGACCTCCGAGAGCAGGGGCTGACGTTCCTGCTCGTCGAACACGACATGGACCTCATCATGGAGAACTGCGAGCACGTCGTCGTCATGCACCAGGGGCGGGTCCTCGACGAGGGGCCGCCCGCACAGATACAGGACAACGAGGAAGTCATCGAGGCCTACCTCGGGGGGAACGTATGA
- a CDS encoding ABC transporter ATP-binding protein has product MSEHASRESALPDDETGILAVRDLDAGYGDLQVLSDVALDVRDGEYVTIVGPNGAGKSTVMKSVFGLTTYMGGSITFQDAPIHELPPEEIIHEGIGYVPQNENVFAGLSVRENLEMGAYILDDVPEQRIRSVYERFPILEERATQKAGSLSGGQQQMLAMGRALMLDPDLLMLDEPSAGLAPDLVDEMFDRIDRINDDGTSVLMVEQNAKEALRRCDRGYVLVNGENSYMDDGDALLDDEEVRREFLGG; this is encoded by the coding sequence ATGAGCGAGCACGCCTCCCGCGAGTCGGCGCTCCCGGACGACGAGACCGGCATCCTCGCGGTCCGCGACCTCGACGCCGGCTACGGCGACCTCCAAGTGCTGTCTGACGTGGCGCTGGACGTCCGCGACGGCGAGTACGTCACCATCGTCGGGCCGAACGGCGCCGGGAAGTCCACCGTGATGAAGTCCGTCTTCGGGCTGACGACGTACATGGGCGGCTCGATTACGTTCCAGGACGCGCCAATTCACGAGCTCCCGCCCGAGGAAATCATCCACGAGGGCATCGGCTACGTCCCCCAGAACGAGAACGTCTTCGCGGGGCTGTCCGTGCGCGAGAACCTCGAGATGGGCGCGTACATCCTCGACGACGTGCCCGAGCAGCGGATTCGCTCCGTCTACGAGCGCTTCCCGATTCTCGAAGAGCGCGCCACCCAGAAGGCGGGGTCGCTGTCGGGCGGCCAACAGCAGATGCTGGCGATGGGGCGCGCGCTGATGCTCGACCCCGACCTGTTGATGCTGGACGAGCCCTCGGCGGGGCTGGCGCCGGACCTCGTCGACGAGATGTTCGACCGCATCGACCGCATCAACGACGACGGCACCTCCGTGCTGATGGTCGAGCAGAACGCCAAGGAGGCGCTGCGCCGCTGCGACCGCGGCTACGTCCTCGTCAACGGCGAGAACAGTTACATGGACGACGGCGACGCCCTCCTCGACGACGAGGAGGTCCGCCGAGAGTTCCTCGGCGGCTGA
- a CDS encoding DUF4350 domain-containing protein has translation MRAREVARSVAVVAVVAAVVVAAAFAGGFLLDSPTQSEAPSAPAYDANELVAEPIDDSGSVTAPAGDESKTVVIDVSHGNGVSENSLQPFVDALVAAGHEVQLFGGGSSSTIGAEPGAAFNETLRGADALVVASPATSYSSNEVAGVEAFADAGGRVLLAAEPPTTTSTTSTVSIPGLTSSSSVSASGQPANLAASFGVSFGDGYLYDMAENANNFQSVYAGGDSGVADGVGDAILTDATPVTTGGGASPVLTASGVSLSSTRDEGSYAVAARNGNVLAVGDTDFLTSGAATEGDNDVLASNVAAFLVTGDKEAGAPAAPAGSSGGQTGTGSTVVTA, from the coding sequence ATGCGAGCGCGTGAGGTCGCACGCTCGGTCGCGGTCGTCGCCGTCGTCGCGGCGGTCGTCGTCGCGGCGGCGTTCGCGGGCGGGTTCCTGCTGGACTCGCCCACGCAGTCCGAAGCGCCGTCCGCGCCCGCCTACGACGCAAACGAACTCGTCGCCGAGCCAATCGACGACAGCGGGAGCGTCACTGCGCCCGCCGGCGACGAGTCCAAGACCGTGGTCATCGACGTGAGCCACGGCAACGGCGTCAGCGAGAACTCCCTCCAGCCGTTCGTGGACGCGCTCGTCGCCGCCGGCCACGAGGTCCAGCTGTTCGGCGGCGGGTCGTCGAGCACCATCGGCGCCGAGCCCGGCGCCGCGTTCAACGAGACGCTGCGCGGCGCGGACGCGCTCGTCGTCGCCAGCCCCGCGACGTCGTACTCGTCGAACGAGGTGGCGGGCGTGGAAGCGTTCGCCGACGCGGGCGGTCGCGTCCTGCTCGCGGCGGAGCCGCCGACGACCACGAGCACGACCTCGACCGTCTCGATACCCGGACTGACGTCGAGCAGCTCCGTGTCCGCGTCCGGGCAGCCGGCGAACCTCGCGGCGTCGTTCGGCGTGTCGTTCGGCGACGGCTACCTCTACGACATGGCCGAGAACGCGAACAACTTCCAGTCCGTGTACGCGGGCGGTGACAGCGGCGTCGCCGACGGCGTCGGGGACGCAATCCTCACCGACGCCACGCCCGTGACCACCGGCGGGGGCGCCTCGCCCGTGCTGACGGCCAGCGGCGTGTCGCTGTCCTCGACCCGCGACGAGGGGTCGTACGCCGTCGCCGCGCGCAACGGGAACGTGCTCGCCGTCGGGGACACCGACTTCCTGACGTCGGGCGCCGCGACGGAGGGCGACAACGACGTGCTCGCGAGCAACGTCGCTGCGTTCCTCGTCACCGGCGACAAAGAAGCGGGCGCGCCCGCGGCACCCGCGGGCTCGTCCGGCGGACAGACCGGAACCGGTTCGACGGTCGTGACGGCCTGA
- a CDS encoding S49 family peptidase, with translation MTGADAARGSVRGVTLVLVVVGVVVGVAFAPQAWGYATEPDGTVAVVELHGSITGDSASAVVDDLREARQNDSVQAVVLDVDSPGGTASASEQLYLAVKRTAGEMPVVASVTGTAASGSYYAAAPADDIYVTPASVVGSIGVRATLPSGGLPAGEVVTGPDKGSGSTPDEVRQRVETLRRAFVGSVFAERGDRIELTREEVSHAKVYAGANGVQNGLADEIGGIDTAISAAADDAGLSDYDVVRMEAPQPSVLSQLGLATDGESADATTEQVFEYRGVDTVQYLMLHGTIETDAAANETGVTANASA, from the coding sequence GTGACTGGAGCCGACGCCGCCCGCGGTAGCGTGCGCGGGGTGACCCTCGTGCTCGTCGTCGTCGGCGTGGTCGTCGGCGTCGCGTTCGCGCCCCAGGCGTGGGGGTACGCGACCGAGCCCGACGGCACGGTCGCGGTCGTGGAACTGCACGGCTCCATCACGGGCGACTCCGCGAGCGCGGTCGTCGACGACCTCCGGGAAGCCCGGCAGAACGACTCCGTTCAGGCGGTCGTCCTCGACGTGGACAGCCCCGGCGGCACCGCGTCCGCGAGCGAACAGCTCTACCTCGCGGTGAAGCGCACCGCCGGCGAGATGCCCGTCGTCGCGAGCGTCACCGGCACCGCGGCGTCCGGGTCGTACTACGCCGCCGCGCCCGCCGATGACATCTACGTCACGCCCGCCTCGGTCGTCGGGAGCATCGGCGTGCGCGCCACCCTCCCCTCCGGCGGCCTGCCCGCCGGCGAGGTCGTGACCGGTCCCGACAAGGGCAGCGGCTCGACGCCCGACGAGGTCCGCCAGCGCGTCGAGACGCTGCGCCGCGCGTTCGTCGGCTCCGTGTTCGCCGAGCGCGGCGACCGCATCGAGCTGACCCGCGAGGAGGTCTCGCACGCGAAGGTGTACGCCGGCGCCAACGGCGTGCAGAACGGGCTCGCCGACGAAATCGGCGGCATCGACACGGCCATCTCGGCCGCCGCCGACGACGCCGGCCTCAGCGACTACGACGTGGTGCGGATGGAAGCCCCGCAGCCGTCGGTGCTCTCCCAGCTCGGGCTCGCGACCGACGGCGAGTCCGCGGACGCGACCACCGAGCAGGTGTTCGAGTACCGCGGCGTCGACACCGTCCAGTACCTGATGCTGCACGGGACAATCGAGACGGACGCGGCCGCCAACGAGACGGGGGTGACCGCGAATGCGAGCGCGTGA
- a CDS encoding ABC transporter substrate-binding protein, with translation MPSRVNRRDVIRGLGAAGIAGLAGCTGGGDGGSGRTIKQGVLLPTTGDLADLGGPIRDGAVLPQTLLEGETDFELDFSVQDTQTDPNAGQSAAQTLRNGSYPAVTGAASSEVTIAVAENVFIPSGMVGCSPASTSPAITDLEDNGLIFRTPPTDALQGEVLAQVAVEQHQASTAATMYVNNSYGQLLADSFNTAFQDQDGQVAQEVSFQKGQSSYSSRISQALNDNPDVVVVIGYPESGIQLFRDFYSDFDTDVPILVTDGMRSASLPADVGNPLDNVTGTAPLAAGPGRDYFDEQYQSEYGEEPGVFTSQAFDATAVCLLANAAAGENTGTAIAEEMQAIANPGGEEVTPSTLADGLSMAADGTEIQYSGASSAVDFDDNGDLKAATYEYFGFQEGGGIETLDEIQFSA, from the coding sequence ATGCCATCACGAGTCAATCGACGCGACGTGATTCGCGGCCTCGGCGCCGCAGGTATCGCCGGCCTCGCGGGCTGTACCGGGGGCGGCGACGGCGGAAGCGGGAGAACGATAAAGCAGGGCGTCCTCCTGCCGACGACCGGCGACCTCGCGGACCTCGGCGGCCCGATTCGCGACGGCGCCGTCCTCCCGCAGACGCTGCTGGAGGGCGAGACGGACTTCGAACTGGACTTCTCCGTGCAGGACACCCAGACCGACCCCAACGCCGGCCAGTCCGCGGCGCAGACGCTGCGCAACGGCAGCTACCCCGCGGTCACGGGCGCGGCGTCCTCGGAGGTCACCATCGCCGTCGCCGAGAACGTCTTCATCCCCTCGGGGATGGTCGGCTGCTCGCCCGCGAGCACGTCCCCGGCCATCACCGACCTCGAAGACAACGGCCTCATCTTCCGCACGCCGCCGACGGACGCCCTGCAGGGCGAAGTGCTCGCGCAGGTCGCCGTCGAACAACACCAGGCGTCGACGGCGGCGACGATGTACGTGAACAACTCCTACGGCCAGCTGCTCGCCGATAGCTTCAACACGGCGTTCCAGGACCAGGACGGGCAGGTCGCCCAGGAGGTCTCCTTCCAGAAGGGCCAGTCGTCGTACAGCTCGCGCATCTCGCAGGCGCTCAACGACAACCCCGACGTCGTCGTCGTCATCGGCTACCCCGAGAGCGGCATCCAGCTGTTCCGGGACTTCTACTCGGACTTCGACACGGACGTCCCGATTCTCGTCACGGACGGGATGCGGTCCGCGAGCCTCCCCGCGGACGTCGGCAACCCGCTGGACAACGTCACCGGCACCGCGCCGCTGGCGGCCGGGCCGGGCCGGGACTACTTCGACGAGCAGTACCAGTCCGAGTACGGCGAAGAACCGGGCGTGTTCACGTCGCAGGCGTTCGACGCCACCGCGGTCTGCCTGCTCGCGAACGCCGCGGCCGGGGAGAACACCGGCACCGCCATCGCCGAGGAGATGCAGGCCATCGCGAACCCCGGCGGCGAGGAGGTCACGCCCAGCACCCTCGCGGACGGCCTCTCGATGGCCGCCGACGGCACGGAAATCCAGTACTCGGGCGCGTCCAGCGCCGTCGACTTCGACGACAACGGCGACCTGAAGGCCGCGACCTACGAGTACTTCGGCTTCCAGGAGGGCGGCGGCATCGAGACGCTCGACGAGATTCAGTTCTCGGCGTAA
- a CDS encoding phosphoribosylamine--glycine ligase: MEPTKFLFVSADAALIGDVAWQVREEGHDVKYYIEADSDKEIADGFVPKTDDWEAEVEWADVIVFDDIWVGSDVGTGAIAEELRADGHAVVGGTPNTDRLEEDRGYAMEVLEENGVNTIDHEEFTDFQAGIQHVKENPGPYVVKPLGEVQNVKRLLYVGNDDDGSDVVDVLRAYEKAWGHRMKGFQLQRKVEGVEVAVCGFFNGNEFVEPVNFNFEHKRLFPGNIGPSTGEMGTSMFWSRRNDLFERTLGRMEGWLADEGYVGSIDLNCIVNDTGVYPLEFTPRFGYPTITLQEEAIESSTGEFFAALANGRDPEFEVHDGYQVGVRVVLPPFPFDDEATYDENSRNAAIVFDSDADGGATTPPPGVHIEDAKCVSLRDTESGSGEPCDPRARVDGQWRVAGESGMPLVVTGKGETMREAQAQAYERVEDVLIPNLYYRDDIGDRWVEGDGDRLQAWDYLGPADE, encoded by the coding sequence ATGGAACCGACGAAGTTTCTGTTCGTCTCCGCGGACGCCGCGCTCATCGGCGACGTGGCGTGGCAGGTCCGCGAGGAAGGCCACGACGTGAAGTACTACATCGAGGCCGACTCCGACAAGGAAATCGCGGACGGCTTCGTGCCGAAGACCGACGATTGGGAGGCGGAGGTTGAGTGGGCCGACGTCATCGTCTTCGACGATATCTGGGTCGGCAGCGACGTTGGGACGGGAGCGATTGCGGAGGAACTGCGCGCGGACGGCCACGCGGTCGTCGGCGGCACGCCCAACACCGACCGGCTGGAGGAGGACCGCGGGTACGCGATGGAAGTGTTAGAGGAGAACGGCGTGAATACCATCGACCACGAGGAGTTCACGGACTTCCAAGCGGGCATCCAGCACGTCAAGGAGAACCCCGGGCCGTACGTCGTGAAGCCGCTCGGCGAGGTCCAGAACGTCAAGCGCCTGCTGTACGTCGGCAACGACGACGACGGCAGCGACGTCGTGGACGTCCTGCGCGCCTACGAGAAGGCGTGGGGCCACCGGATGAAGGGGTTCCAGCTCCAGCGCAAGGTCGAGGGCGTCGAGGTCGCCGTCTGCGGGTTCTTCAACGGGAACGAGTTCGTCGAGCCGGTGAACTTCAACTTCGAGCACAAGCGCCTGTTCCCCGGCAACATCGGCCCCTCGACGGGCGAGATGGGGACGAGCATGTTCTGGTCGCGGCGCAACGACCTCTTCGAGCGCACGCTCGGCCGCATGGAGGGGTGGCTCGCCGACGAGGGCTACGTCGGCAGTATCGACCTCAACTGCATCGTCAACGACACCGGCGTCTATCCTCTCGAATTTACGCCGCGGTTCGGCTACCCCACCATCACCCTCCAAGAGGAGGCCATCGAGTCCTCGACCGGGGAGTTCTTCGCGGCGCTCGCGAACGGCCGCGACCCCGAGTTCGAGGTCCACGACGGCTACCAGGTCGGCGTGCGCGTGGTGCTGCCGCCGTTCCCGTTCGACGACGAGGCGACCTACGACGAGAACTCGCGGAACGCCGCTATCGTCTTCGACTCCGACGCGGACGGCGGCGCGACCACGCCGCCGCCCGGCGTCCACATCGAGGACGCCAAGTGCGTGTCGCTGCGCGACACGGAGTCCGGGAGCGGGGAGCCCTGCGACCCGCGAGCGCGCGTGGATGGACAGTGGCGCGTCGCCGGCGAGTCCGGGATGCCACTGGTCGTGACCGGGAAGGGGGAGACGATGCGGGAAGCCCAGGCACAGGCCTACGAGCGCGTCGAGGACGTGCTCATCCCGAACCTCTACTACCGCGACGACATCGGCGATCGCTGGGTGGAAGGCGACGGCGACCGCCTGCAGGCGTGGGACTACCTCGGGCCCGCCGACGAGTAG
- a CDS encoding CopD family protein, producing MADVTHEQAGTVADELFDKYLLPKAALTVILAASLVGTALTLDLAGQWSPLVALAKWGYFVALGVLLGGLLWKHGFVRPGDVDAAADYCAEMYRRFDRIAVGALAVVAVAGVALLTVAYADAPLALRGGLAGALALTLGAGAVDTYDDAPVPERFRTTAGVLALAGAVLAVALSAAADVALAGGGAVPTASRAVHLLAFAAWVGGAVWNIFVAVPTGQLRPTPPVVRAAGEQLERFRWTVRFVIPTLVATGVFQSVDVLGTSPGTYVGTTAGLAVLAKLGFVAVLFAIFLACPMWRACSPIDGVCDLAEMDGEVGD from the coding sequence ATGGCAGACGTGACCCACGAGCAGGCCGGCACAGTCGCCGACGAACTCTTCGACAAGTACCTCCTCCCGAAAGCCGCGCTCACCGTCATCCTCGCGGCGTCGCTGGTCGGCACCGCGCTGACCCTCGACCTCGCGGGCCAGTGGTCGCCGCTGGTCGCGCTCGCCAAGTGGGGGTACTTCGTCGCGCTCGGCGTCCTGCTCGGCGGCCTGCTCTGGAAGCACGGCTTCGTCCGCCCCGGCGACGTGGACGCCGCCGCGGACTACTGCGCGGAGATGTACCGGCGCTTCGACCGCATCGCGGTCGGCGCGCTCGCCGTGGTCGCCGTCGCGGGCGTCGCACTGCTCACCGTCGCCTACGCCGACGCGCCGCTCGCGCTCCGCGGCGGCCTCGCCGGCGCGCTCGCGCTCACCCTCGGCGCCGGCGCCGTCGATACCTACGACGACGCGCCCGTCCCCGAGCGCTTCCGCACGACAGCGGGCGTCCTCGCGCTCGCCGGCGCGGTGCTCGCCGTCGCGCTGTCCGCCGCCGCCGACGTCGCACTCGCCGGCGGTGGGGCCGTCCCGACGGCCTCCCGCGCCGTCCACCTGCTCGCGTTCGCGGCGTGGGTCGGCGGCGCCGTCTGGAACATCTTCGTCGCCGTGCCGACCGGCCAGCTCCGGCCGACCCCGCCGGTCGTCCGGGCCGCCGGCGAGCAGCTCGAACGCTTCCGCTGGACGGTGCGGTTCGTCATCCCGACGCTCGTCGCGACCGGCGTCTTCCAGTCCGTGGACGTGCTCGGCACCAGCCCCGGCACGTACGTCGGGACGACCGCCGGGCTCGCGGTGCTCGCGAAGCTCGGGTTCGTCGCGGTCCTGTTCGCCATCTTCCTCGCGTGCCCGATGTGGCGCGCGTGCTCGCCCATCGACGGCGTCTGCGACCTCGCGGAGATGGACGGGGAGGTGGGCGACTGA
- a CDS encoding sulfurtransferase TusA family protein has protein sequence MPDLDVPDTEPDVDPDRTVDNRGRGCANGIVRVQRALEDLPPGSVLEIQSTDRRAKTEYPKLAAETPHELLAVVESRRRVLRKQYTTYLEIHE, from the coding sequence ATGCCCGACCTCGACGTCCCCGACACCGAGCCCGACGTCGACCCCGACCGCACCGTGGACAACCGCGGCCGCGGCTGCGCGAACGGCATCGTGCGCGTCCAGCGCGCGCTCGAAGACCTTCCGCCGGGGTCGGTGCTGGAGATTCAGAGCACCGACCGCCGCGCGAAGACCGAGTACCCGAAGCTCGCCGCCGAGACCCCCCACGAACTGCTCGCCGTCGTCGAGAGCCGGCGGCGCGTCCTCCGCAAGCAGTACACCACCTACCTCGAAATCCATGAGTGA